A stretch of the uncultured Cohaesibacter sp. genome encodes the following:
- a CDS encoding aldo/keto reductase translates to MRERQLGKDGFAVSEVGLGCWQLGADWGEQVAEETGLAILEAAYEKGVTFFDTANVYGDGRSESLIGKFLASKNDPAIRVATKFGRGAVYPDGYSKQALIDAVDASRDRLGVDSLDLIQLHCVPTDVMRNGEIFDWLRELKQRGSIRNFGASVETVEEGLICLEQEGLTSLQVIYNLFRQKLTTDLLPQAQEKGVGIIVRLPLASGILSGKFSANTQFSDKDHRNFNRDGAHFNVGETFAGVPYEVGLQLVNEMKAFLPDDMDMANFAQRWILDHDAVSTIIPGASRPEQAVRNAAISSLPSLSEATHRELVAFYNDKIAQHVRGAY, encoded by the coding sequence ATGCGTGAAAGACAATTGGGAAAAGACGGTTTCGCCGTCAGCGAAGTGGGCCTTGGCTGTTGGCAGCTGGGAGCTGACTGGGGAGAACAGGTTGCCGAGGAAACCGGCCTTGCTATTCTCGAAGCCGCCTATGAAAAGGGCGTCACCTTTTTTGACACAGCAAATGTCTATGGCGATGGCCGCTCCGAAAGCCTGATCGGCAAGTTTCTGGCCAGCAAAAACGACCCGGCAATTCGGGTAGCAACCAAATTTGGCCGCGGCGCGGTCTATCCCGACGGCTACAGCAAACAGGCGCTGATCGATGCGGTGGACGCATCACGTGACCGGCTTGGCGTTGACAGCCTCGATCTCATCCAGCTCCATTGCGTGCCGACCGATGTCATGCGCAACGGCGAAATTTTCGATTGGCTACGTGAATTGAAGCAACGCGGCAGCATTCGCAATTTCGGGGCCAGCGTTGAAACCGTCGAAGAAGGCCTGATCTGTCTTGAGCAGGAAGGGCTGACCAGCCTGCAGGTGATCTATAATCTGTTCCGCCAGAAACTGACCACCGACCTGCTGCCACAGGCTCAGGAAAAGGGCGTCGGCATCATTGTCCGCCTGCCACTGGCATCGGGCATCCTGTCAGGGAAATTCTCAGCCAACACCCAGTTTTCTGACAAGGACCATCGCAATTTCAACCGTGACGGCGCCCATTTCAATGTCGGCGAGACCTTTGCCGGTGTGCCCTATGAAGTCGGCTTGCAATTGGTCAATGAAATGAAGGCCTTCCTGCCAGACGACATGGATATGGCCAATTTTGCCCAGCGCTGGATCCTCGATCATGACGCGGTCTCGACCATCATTCCCGGTGCCAGTCGTCCGGAGCAGGCAGTGCGCAACGCGGCCATTTCCTCGCTGCCATCCTTATCGGAGGCCACCCACCGCGAACTGGTCGCTTTCTATAACGACAAGATCGCCCAGCATGTGCGTGGCGCTTACTAG
- the dld gene encoding D-lactate dehydrogenase produces the protein MSDNAALIESLKAIVGPRHVLTGAKQTERFRKGFRSGEGDAIAVIQPGTLLEFWHCLEKIVAADKIVIMQAANTGLTEGSTPKGRYDRDVVLINTRRMDALQVLKDGKQVISFPGSTLFGLEKLLDPLGRQPHSVIGSSCIGASVIGGVCNNSGGALVERGPSYTELSLFAQIDNQGQLKLVNHLGIDLGDTPETMLTRLEQGAYQESDIEDTNRKASDTDYASRVRDIDANSPARFNADKRRLYEASGCAGKLAVFAVRLDTYPKNAREKTFYIGTNNPDHLANLRRAILSECEHLPVSGEYMHRDIFDITHSYGKDTVVLIDKLGTDRLPTFFALKGWVDARTNKIPGLKHFTDRFMQMLSRLWPEILPQRLRDFRDQYEHHLILKMRDDGIEEAAALLGRMKDASTLDFFECTPREGKIAGLHRFAAAGAAIRYQAIHSDEVEDILALDIALRRNDHDWLEQLPAHITDKLHHKLYYGHFFCHVLHQDYIVKKGEDPKAIKAEMLKLLDARGAEYPAEHNVGHLYQAKDDLANFYRDLDPTNSLNPGIGKMSRNKCYHEH, from the coding sequence ATGTCAGACAATGCCGCACTGATTGAAAGCCTCAAAGCCATTGTCGGTCCACGCCACGTTCTGACGGGAGCCAAACAGACCGAGCGCTTTCGCAAGGGCTTTCGCTCTGGCGAAGGAGACGCAATCGCGGTGATCCAGCCCGGCACCTTGCTGGAATTCTGGCACTGCCTTGAAAAAATCGTCGCCGCCGACAAGATTGTCATCATGCAAGCCGCCAACACCGGCCTCACGGAAGGTTCCACCCCCAAGGGCCGATATGACCGTGATGTGGTGCTGATCAATACCCGCCGAATGGATGCCCTTCAGGTTCTCAAAGACGGCAAACAGGTCATTTCCTTCCCGGGATCCACTCTCTTTGGCCTTGAAAAATTGCTCGATCCGCTCGGTCGTCAGCCCCATTCGGTGATCGGCTCTTCCTGCATCGGCGCGTCGGTGATTGGCGGCGTCTGCAACAATTCCGGCGGCGCTCTGGTCGAACGCGGCCCGTCCTATACCGAATTGTCGCTCTTTGCCCAGATTGACAATCAGGGCCAGTTAAAGCTGGTCAACCATCTCGGCATTGATTTGGGTGACACGCCCGAAACCATGCTTACCCGTCTGGAGCAAGGCGCCTATCAGGAAAGCGACATCGAAGACACCAACCGCAAGGCCTCGGACACCGACTATGCCAGCCGCGTGCGCGATATCGATGCCAACAGTCCCGCCCGCTTCAATGCCGACAAGCGACGCCTGTATGAAGCCTCCGGCTGCGCGGGCAAACTCGCGGTCTTTGCCGTGCGGCTTGATACCTACCCCAAAAATGCCCGCGAAAAGACCTTCTATATCGGCACCAACAATCCTGATCATCTGGCCAATCTGCGTCGTGCCATCCTCTCCGAATGCGAGCATCTGCCAGTCTCTGGCGAATATATGCATCGCGATATTTTCGACATCACCCATTCATACGGCAAGGACACGGTGGTTCTGATCGACAAGCTTGGTACAGATCGTCTGCCCACCTTCTTTGCTCTCAAAGGCTGGGTCGATGCACGCACCAACAAGATTCCGGGTCTGAAGCACTTCACCGACCGTTTCATGCAGATGCTGTCCCGTCTCTGGCCGGAAATTCTGCCCCAACGGTTGCGCGACTTCCGCGACCAATATGAGCATCACCTGATTCTCAAGATGCGCGATGACGGCATCGAGGAAGCCGCTGCGTTACTGGGTAGAATGAAAGACGCCAGCACGCTCGATTTCTTTGAATGCACTCCCCGTGAGGGCAAGATTGCGGGCCTGCACCGGTTCGCTGCCGCAGGGGCCGCTATCCGCTATCAGGCAATCCATAGCGACGAGGTGGAGGATATTCTGGCCCTTGATATCGCCCTGCGCCGCAATGACCATGACTGGCTCGAACAGTTGCCTGCCCATATCACAGACAAGCTGCATCACAAGCTCTATTATGGTCACTTCTTCTGCCATGTGTTGCATCAGGATTATATCGTCAAGAAGGGCGAAGATCCCAAGGCCATCAAGGCCGAAATGCTCAAACTGCTGGATGCACGCGGCGCGGAATATCCCGCCGAGCATAATGTTGGCCATCTTTATCAGGCCAAGGACGATCTGGCCAATTTCTACAGGGACCTTGATCCGACCAACAGCCTCAATCCCGGCATCGGCAAAATGTCCCGCAACAAATGCTATCACGAGCACTGA
- a CDS encoding FadR/GntR family transcriptional regulator produces the protein MNPPAIDPTNPFDPVGHESVSAGVVHQIEAMIVDGILKDGSRLPSERDMADAMQVSRPKVREALQQLEARGLVTIRHGEGAFVAKLTGAAMTPAMLDLLGRHGEALFDYLEYRREQEAFASRLAAERATSSDKARIRSIMDQLQQSWESQDQEASIEADFRFHSAIIDASQNSLLIHIMASIYDLTRSRIFYNRDFLLSIDGSGRLLLDQHMAIGQAILDGDVESAEAAARAHLDFIERSFQVGQEQQEREIKARKRQLLAR, from the coding sequence GTGAACCCTCCTGCAATCGATCCGACCAATCCCTTTGATCCCGTTGGGCACGAAAGCGTGTCTGCCGGGGTGGTGCATCAGATCGAGGCGATGATTGTAGACGGGATCCTCAAAGATGGCAGTCGGTTGCCTTCCGAGCGGGATATGGCGGATGCGATGCAGGTCTCTCGCCCCAAAGTGCGCGAAGCCCTGCAACAGCTCGAAGCGCGCGGGTTGGTGACGATCCGTCACGGGGAGGGCGCCTTTGTTGCCAAACTGACCGGCGCGGCGATGACACCCGCAATGCTTGATCTGTTGGGACGGCATGGAGAGGCCTTGTTCGACTATCTTGAATATCGGCGCGAGCAGGAGGCCTTTGCATCGCGTTTGGCGGCCGAGCGGGCAACCTCTTCTGACAAGGCGCGGATCCGGTCCATCATGGATCAATTGCAGCAAAGCTGGGAGAGCCAGGATCAGGAGGCTTCAATCGAGGCTGATTTTCGCTTTCACAGCGCAATCATTGATGCCAGCCAAAATAGCCTGCTCATTCACATTATGGCCTCGATCTATGATCTGACCCGCAGTCGGATTTTCTACAATCGCGATTTTCTGCTCAGCATTGATGGCTCCGGGCGCTTGCTGCTCGATCAGCATATGGCGATCGGTCAGGCGATTCTGGATGGCGATGTGGAAAGCGCAGAAGCGGCGGCGCGGGCGCATCTTGATTTCATCGAGCGGTCTTTTCAGGTGGGACAGGAACAACAGGAGCGGGAAATCAAGGCCCGCAAACGGCAATTGCTGGCGCGCTGA